The following are encoded together in the Geobacter sulfurreducens PCA genome:
- the ligA gene encoding NAD-dependent DNA ligase LigA has translation MDKQTAADRVAALRTELERHNRLYYAEDRPEITDAEYDLLFRELVDLETRFPDLAAPDSPTQRVGGAPLDKFEQVTHRIPMLSLENAFTDVEIADFDDRVKRFLGLHGDVEIDYVCEPKMDGLAVELVYERGILTVGSTRGDGVVGENVTHNLKTVRGIPLRLRCEQPPELLEVRGEVYLPLAAFQRLNAQREEEGEPPFANPRNAAAGSIRQLDSRITARRPLAIFCYAPGEVRGASFAAQTEFLDRIGEWGLPVNPLIRPVKGVAEILAYYREMTERRDSLPYEIDGVVVKVDSFALQRELGEKSRSPRWAVAVKFPPRQAVTVVEDIVPSVGRTGVITPTANLRPVEVSGVTVSRATLHNWEEMERKDIRIGDTVVIERAGDVIPAVVKVLTEKRSGSERPLPIPAVCPECGSEVVKIPDEVAVRCMGLSCPAQIRESIIHFASRDAMDMEGLGEKYIEQLLRLGLVKNVADLYTLTKDQFMQFDRMGDKLAENLLNAIEASKQRELSRFIFALGIRHVGEHTAKLLAGAFGSIENLERATEEELLSIREVGPQVARSIITFFRNEGNRETIRRMFKAGVRPTAEEKKVGGRFTGKTFVFTGALTRFSRPEAQKMVEKEGGHAAGSVSKKTDYVVAGAEAGSKLDKARQLGVRVLTEDEFLAMLEEG, from the coding sequence ATGGACAAGCAGACCGCCGCGGACCGCGTTGCCGCACTCCGCACTGAACTTGAGCGCCACAACCGCCTCTACTACGCGGAAGACCGCCCCGAGATCACCGACGCCGAATACGATCTCCTCTTCCGCGAACTGGTGGACCTGGAAACGCGGTTCCCCGACCTGGCCGCTCCCGACTCCCCAACGCAACGGGTGGGCGGCGCGCCCCTGGACAAGTTCGAGCAGGTCACCCACCGCATCCCCATGCTCTCCCTGGAAAACGCCTTTACGGACGTCGAGATCGCTGACTTCGACGACCGGGTCAAACGCTTCCTGGGGCTCCACGGCGACGTGGAAATCGATTACGTCTGCGAACCCAAGATGGATGGGCTTGCCGTGGAACTGGTCTACGAGCGCGGCATCCTCACCGTCGGCTCCACCCGGGGCGACGGCGTGGTGGGGGAGAACGTCACCCACAACCTGAAGACCGTCCGGGGCATCCCCCTCCGACTCCGGTGCGAGCAGCCGCCGGAATTGCTGGAGGTGCGGGGCGAGGTTTACCTCCCCCTGGCCGCGTTCCAGCGGCTGAACGCCCAGCGGGAGGAGGAGGGGGAGCCACCCTTTGCCAACCCCCGTAACGCCGCGGCCGGCTCCATCCGCCAGCTGGACTCCCGGATCACGGCCCGGCGCCCCCTGGCCATCTTCTGCTACGCGCCGGGCGAGGTCCGGGGCGCCTCCTTCGCGGCACAGACTGAATTTCTCGACCGGATCGGCGAATGGGGCCTGCCGGTCAATCCCCTGATCCGGCCGGTCAAGGGAGTGGCGGAGATCCTCGCCTACTACCGGGAGATGACCGAACGCCGCGACTCGCTCCCCTACGAGATCGACGGCGTGGTGGTCAAGGTGGATTCCTTTGCCCTCCAGCGGGAGCTGGGAGAGAAGAGCCGCTCCCCCCGCTGGGCCGTGGCCGTCAAGTTCCCGCCCCGGCAGGCGGTGACCGTGGTGGAGGACATCGTCCCCTCAGTGGGGCGCACCGGGGTGATCACCCCCACGGCCAACCTCAGGCCCGTGGAGGTCTCCGGCGTCACCGTCTCCCGCGCCACCCTCCACAACTGGGAGGAGATGGAGCGCAAGGACATCCGCATCGGCGACACCGTGGTGATCGAGCGGGCCGGCGACGTGATCCCGGCCGTGGTCAAGGTCCTGACCGAAAAGCGTTCGGGCAGCGAACGCCCCCTTCCCATCCCGGCCGTCTGCCCCGAGTGCGGCTCCGAGGTGGTGAAGATCCCCGACGAGGTGGCGGTCCGCTGCATGGGGCTCTCCTGCCCGGCCCAGATCCGTGAATCCATCATCCACTTCGCCTCCCGCGACGCCATGGACATGGAGGGGCTGGGCGAGAAATACATCGAACAGCTCCTGCGGCTGGGCCTGGTAAAGAACGTGGCCGACCTCTACACCCTCACCAAAGACCAGTTCATGCAGTTCGACCGGATGGGGGACAAGCTGGCCGAAAACCTCCTGAACGCCATCGAGGCCAGCAAGCAACGGGAGCTCTCCCGCTTCATCTTCGCCCTGGGCATCCGCCACGTGGGGGAACACACGGCAAAACTCCTGGCCGGCGCCTTCGGCAGCATCGAAAACCTGGAGCGGGCCACCGAGGAGGAACTCCTCTCCATCCGCGAGGTGGGCCCCCAGGTTGCCCGGAGCATCATCACCTTCTTCCGCAACGAGGGGAACCGGGAGACCATCCGGCGGATGTTCAAGGCCGGGGTCCGGCCCACGGCGGAGGAGAAAAAGGTGGGGGGCCGCTTCACCGGCAAGACCTTCGTCTTCACCGGGGCGCTCACCCGCTTCAGCCGCCCTGAGGCCCAGAAGATGGTAGAGAAGGAGGGGGGCCACGCGGCCGGGTCCGTCTCGAAAAAGACCGACTACGTGGTTGCCGGCGCCGAGGCCGGCAGCAAGCTGGACAAGGCCCGCCAGCTGGGAGTCAGGGTGCTGACCGAGGATGAATTCCTGGCAATGCTGGAGGAGGGATAG
- the gptM gene encoding geopeptide radical SAM maturase, translated as MILSRYVSSYPCSESPDHVILFSCRTGAVVRGSRSTLDAAQAGTLSPAAAETLEKHGFLTPGPEAERAEMLAWFDRINAERRRAGMVAVLTRRCNLACPYCFEGGQAPEGDMSEETADLLAAMIEREYLAKGWRVDMDFYGGEPLLRPDLIRRIAEPLRAAGGGLFHGNMVSNGSLLNRAVMTDLTALGIESVKVTLDGPPQVHDRYRPYGGGAGSFHDILRGMGEVVDLVKIHVGGNFTRETWREYPALLDLLLAEGFTPDRLGTVRFTPAVGGKGSGALPHFAEGCVTCEEPWLAEAELVLREELMKRGFGVPKPGPFSCMIELESDLAVDADGRCYKCPAFMGHEGYAVGDLRAGFSPTAPSYGYDIWRREECLDCSWLPLCFGGCRFMKLVEAGAVTGVSCQREYLAGTVETMVRRGAGGGQLSPAVNPGDRSPESLRPGP; from the coding sequence ATGATCCTCTCCCGCTACGTCTCCTCTTACCCTTGTTCGGAATCACCCGACCACGTCATCCTCTTCTCCTGCCGTACCGGCGCGGTGGTGCGGGGTTCCCGGTCCACCCTCGACGCGGCCCAGGCCGGCACCCTTTCTCCTGCCGCGGCCGAGACCCTGGAGAAGCACGGCTTTCTCACGCCCGGCCCCGAGGCCGAGCGGGCGGAGATGCTCGCCTGGTTCGACCGGATCAACGCCGAGCGGCGCCGGGCCGGCATGGTGGCGGTGCTCACGCGGCGCTGCAACCTGGCCTGTCCCTACTGCTTCGAGGGAGGGCAGGCGCCGGAAGGCGACATGAGCGAGGAGACCGCGGACCTCCTGGCCGCGATGATCGAGCGGGAGTACCTGGCAAAGGGGTGGCGGGTGGATATGGATTTCTACGGCGGCGAGCCGCTGCTCCGGCCCGACCTGATCAGGCGGATCGCGGAGCCGCTGCGAGCCGCGGGGGGCGGGCTGTTCCACGGCAACATGGTCAGCAACGGCTCCCTGCTGAACCGGGCGGTGATGACGGACCTGACAGCTTTGGGGATCGAGTCGGTCAAAGTGACCCTGGACGGTCCGCCCCAGGTGCACGACCGGTACCGCCCCTACGGCGGCGGCGCCGGGAGCTTTCACGACATCCTGCGGGGAATGGGCGAGGTGGTCGATCTGGTGAAGATCCACGTGGGAGGGAACTTTACCCGGGAGACCTGGCGGGAATACCCGGCGCTCCTGGACCTGCTGCTGGCAGAGGGGTTCACCCCGGACCGGCTCGGCACGGTGCGCTTCACCCCGGCCGTGGGGGGGAAGGGGAGCGGAGCGTTGCCCCACTTCGCCGAGGGGTGCGTGACCTGCGAGGAGCCGTGGCTGGCCGAGGCGGAGCTGGTGCTGCGGGAGGAGTTGATGAAGCGGGGCTTCGGCGTGCCCAAGCCCGGCCCCTTTTCCTGCATGATCGAGCTAGAGAGCGACCTGGCCGTGGACGCCGACGGCCGCTGCTACAAGTGCCCGGCCTTCATGGGGCACGAGGGGTATGCCGTGGGCGACCTGCGCGCCGGCTTCAGCCCTACGGCACCGTCCTACGGCTACGATATCTGGCGCCGGGAGGAGTGCCTGGACTGCTCCTGGCTCCCCCTCTGCTTCGGCGGCTGCCGCTTCATGAAGCTGGTGGAGGCCGGGGCGGTGACCGGCGTGTCGTGCCAGCGGGAGTACCTGGCCGGCACGGTGGAGACGATGGTGCGCCGGGGGGCTGGCGGTGGGCAGCTCAGTCCAGCAGTGAATCCAGGTGATCGAAGTCCAGAATCTCTTCGGCCTGGGCCTTGA
- a CDS encoding AAA family ATPase has product MAKSALRHKLIVIAGPNGSGKTTFTSQVLRHDWSEGCIFINPDEIAKNEFGDWNSPEAVMKAAARAQELREECLRGKRSMLLETVFSVPEKLDFIRRAKEADFFIRFFFIGTDSPAINAARVARRVMAGGHDVPIAKIISRYQRSIANSALAISMVDRAYVYDNSIDDREPKKLFRTRDGRIFKTYRDLALHEWARMVVEGLPD; this is encoded by the coding sequence ATGGCGAAAAGCGCTCTCAGGCATAAGCTGATCGTCATTGCCGGGCCGAACGGCTCGGGCAAGACAACGTTCACGAGCCAGGTCCTCAGACACGACTGGTCGGAGGGCTGCATCTTCATCAACCCCGATGAGATCGCCAAGAATGAATTCGGTGACTGGAACTCTCCCGAGGCCGTAATGAAAGCTGCGGCCAGGGCTCAGGAACTCAGGGAGGAGTGCTTGAGGGGAAAAAGGAGCATGCTCCTGGAAACGGTTTTTTCCGTCCCGGAAAAACTGGATTTTATCAGGCGGGCGAAAGAAGCCGACTTCTTCATCCGCTTCTTTTTCATCGGCACCGACAGCCCCGCGATCAATGCTGCCCGCGTCGCCAGGCGGGTCATGGCGGGCGGTCACGATGTCCCCATCGCCAAGATCATTTCCCGCTACCAGCGCTCCATTGCCAACAGCGCCCTGGCGATCTCCATGGTTGACCGGGCATATGTGTACGACAACTCGATCGACGACCGCGAACCCAAAAAGCTCTTCCGCACGAGAGATGGACGGATTTTCAAGACCTACCGGGATCTGGCGCTGCACGAGTGGGCCCGGATGGTTGTGGAAGGGCTGCCCGACTAG
- a CDS encoding radical SAM protein yields the protein MKRKTLPKLLYADAKGNIFDHPHLCMAGMSGSEAVLPESVELIPLPEGSRLFTIPDTPPVAWDEQQRKFVTVASVREGRRPMPVQAVSAFMAPGYVRLLLPACDYSRKKVHLPLWSYTAVGWDEERDCFVVAASRVDTNQNWNPCNYDDRKLDPLVRQRLAEMPHNRLLEQLARCAVDYHCFAAKNLFFRRWEAPLPTSPACNSRCLGCISLQPSDCCPANHERIGFVPTPEEIVELALPHLLEAPEPIVSYGQGCEGDPIMQADTVAEATRRLKAATSRGTVNFNSNGSFPDRIAMLCDAGMDSMRFSMNSVREEVYDRYYRPVGYRFAEVKESVRLAGERGLFTMINYLVSPGVSDSADEVEALLRFIGETGVKMIQMRNLSIDPDFYNKRMGATGRGIGMYRMLERVKREFPHIQYGYYNRTRENFFPAGYEKGWPIR from the coding sequence ATGAAACGAAAAACCCTCCCCAAACTCCTCTACGCCGACGCCAAAGGAAACATCTTCGATCATCCCCATCTCTGCATGGCCGGCATGAGCGGCTCCGAAGCGGTGCTCCCCGAATCGGTGGAGCTGATCCCGCTGCCCGAGGGGAGCCGGCTCTTTACCATCCCGGATACGCCGCCCGTTGCCTGGGACGAGCAGCAGCGGAAGTTCGTGACCGTGGCCTCGGTGCGGGAGGGGCGGCGCCCGATGCCGGTGCAGGCGGTGTCGGCCTTCATGGCGCCGGGGTACGTGCGGCTGCTGCTGCCGGCGTGCGATTATTCGCGCAAGAAGGTGCACCTCCCCCTCTGGTCGTACACGGCGGTGGGCTGGGACGAGGAGCGGGACTGCTTCGTGGTGGCGGCGAGCCGGGTGGACACCAACCAGAACTGGAACCCCTGCAACTACGACGACCGGAAGCTGGACCCCCTGGTGCGGCAGCGGTTGGCGGAAATGCCCCACAACCGGCTCCTGGAGCAGTTGGCCCGCTGCGCGGTGGATTACCACTGCTTCGCGGCCAAGAACCTCTTTTTCCGCCGATGGGAGGCGCCGCTCCCCACCTCGCCGGCGTGCAACTCGCGCTGCCTCGGGTGCATCAGCCTCCAGCCCTCGGACTGCTGCCCGGCCAACCACGAGCGGATCGGCTTCGTCCCCACGCCGGAGGAGATCGTGGAACTGGCCCTGCCGCACCTGCTGGAGGCGCCGGAACCCATCGTCTCCTACGGCCAGGGGTGCGAGGGGGACCCGATCATGCAGGCGGACACCGTGGCCGAGGCCACGCGGCGGCTGAAGGCGGCCACTTCCCGGGGGACGGTGAACTTCAACTCCAACGGCTCCTTCCCGGACCGGATCGCCATGCTCTGCGACGCGGGCATGGACTCCATGCGCTTTTCCATGAACTCGGTGCGGGAGGAGGTCTACGACCGGTACTACCGGCCGGTGGGATACCGCTTCGCCGAGGTGAAGGAGTCGGTGCGGCTGGCGGGGGAGCGGGGGCTGTTCACCATGATCAACTACCTGGTGTCGCCGGGGGTGTCGGACAGCGCCGACGAGGTGGAGGCCCTGCTCCGCTTCATCGGCGAGACCGGGGTGAAGATGATCCAGATGCGGAACCTGTCCATTGACCCGGATTTCTACAACAAGCGGATGGGCGCCACGGGGCGGGGCATCGGCATGTACCGGATGCTGGAGCGGGTGAAGCGGGAGTTTCCCCACATCCAGTACGGCTACTACAACCGGACCAGAGAGAACTTCTTTCCGGCGGGGTATGAGAAGGGGTGGCCGATCCGCTAG
- a CDS encoding S8 family serine peptidase, with amino-acid sequence MCRFLPVLLAMATAPAWAAPAAGSKVPAEVGAALARGESRELIVLLDDGPVEAELAGIRAQSASPADEREAARRRLALKSARYGEMKGRLAADLAEERMEVVREYSHLPLFFARVGSARALERLAGRAEVKRVFPNEARKLQLTESLPLIEQPRAAAAGFTGADTSVAVFDTGVDYTRPAFGSCTAPGTPAGCKVIVSIDTASPDFQLDDPDSYHGTGVSAIVLGVAPDTRIIAIDVFDGEYAYDADIIEAANWAIANRATYNIVAINMSLGAGSFTSPCTDTTYNTLVSQVRAAGIMPVAASGNEGLTNALIAPACIPGVISVGAVYDDYSYFHGTCLDPMVPDKVACFSNSASFLTLLAPGAYITAAGELTAGTSEATPHVSGAVAVLRSAFPAESLDAIQARLTSTGKPVTDSRNGVTKPRINVAAAIGPPANDLFSAAQALPATAGQTTGVNLNATRETGEPDHAGVAGGASVWWTWQGQTSGIVSLDTHGSSFDTLLAVYTGTSVGNLTPAAANDNDGGVGGTSGLTFTALAGEVYRIAVDGRNGVTGRITLNRNFTPSATADIAVAASGAPSTSFVGELVTYTVSVINYGPETATEVTVTDPIPAGATFVSASPGCALSGSTVTCNIGTLAVGGSVSYTIVLSPTLAGTLSNTFQAAGFTNDPAPGNNASAVYTPVAAFVYPVLVDNVQYPMLQNGFDIVQEGGVVMATASLFTEQLLLSRAVRFTLQGGYDAFFTSATGYTTLQGSLTLARGAVTVDRLIVR; translated from the coding sequence ATGTGCCGGTTTCTGCCGGTCCTGCTGGCAATGGCGACGGCGCCGGCATGGGCCGCGCCGGCTGCGGGGTCGAAGGTGCCCGCCGAGGTGGGGGCTGCCCTGGCGCGGGGCGAGTCCCGGGAATTGATCGTCCTGCTGGATGACGGCCCGGTGGAGGCCGAACTGGCGGGCATCCGGGCGCAATCCGCGTCGCCGGCCGACGAGCGGGAGGCGGCTCGCCGACGGCTCGCGCTGAAGTCGGCGCGGTACGGCGAGATGAAGGGGCGCCTCGCCGCCGACCTGGCGGAAGAGCGAATGGAGGTGGTCAGAGAGTACAGCCACCTGCCGCTCTTCTTCGCGCGGGTGGGATCGGCCAGGGCCCTTGAGCGGCTGGCGGGCCGCGCCGAGGTGAAGAGGGTTTTCCCCAACGAGGCCCGGAAGCTCCAGCTCACCGAGAGTCTTCCCCTGATTGAACAGCCCCGGGCCGCGGCTGCCGGTTTCACGGGCGCCGACACATCGGTGGCGGTCTTCGACACGGGGGTCGACTACACCCGGCCGGCCTTCGGCTCCTGCACCGCGCCGGGCACGCCGGCCGGGTGCAAGGTAATCGTGTCCATCGATACGGCGTCCCCGGATTTCCAGCTTGACGACCCCGACTCCTATCACGGCACCGGCGTGTCCGCCATTGTCCTGGGGGTGGCTCCCGACACCCGCATCATCGCCATCGACGTCTTCGACGGTGAATACGCCTATGATGCGGACATCATCGAGGCCGCCAACTGGGCGATCGCCAATCGCGCCACCTACAACATCGTGGCCATCAACATGAGCCTTGGCGCGGGCTCGTTCACCTCGCCCTGCACCGATACCACCTACAATACCCTGGTGAGCCAGGTCCGCGCGGCAGGGATCATGCCCGTTGCCGCCTCGGGCAACGAAGGACTGACGAACGCCCTCATTGCGCCGGCATGCATCCCGGGCGTGATTTCGGTGGGCGCGGTTTACGATGATTACAGCTACTTCCACGGAACCTGTCTCGATCCCATGGTGCCCGACAAGGTGGCCTGCTTCTCAAACAGCGCATCCTTTCTCACCCTGCTGGCCCCGGGGGCCTATATCACCGCGGCCGGAGAGCTCACGGCCGGCACCTCCGAGGCGACCCCCCATGTGTCGGGGGCCGTGGCGGTACTCCGATCGGCTTTTCCGGCGGAGTCCCTCGATGCGATTCAGGCGCGCCTCACCTCCACCGGCAAGCCGGTGACCGATTCCCGGAACGGGGTGACGAAACCGCGCATCAATGTTGCCGCGGCCATCGGCCCGCCCGCCAACGATCTCTTTTCCGCAGCCCAGGCCCTGCCCGCCACTGCCGGCCAGACTACCGGCGTCAACCTGAACGCCACCCGTGAGACAGGCGAGCCCGATCACGCGGGGGTGGCCGGGGGTGCCTCGGTCTGGTGGACCTGGCAGGGCCAGACCAGCGGAATCGTGTCCCTGGATACCCACGGCAGCTCCTTCGATACCCTGCTGGCGGTTTATACCGGCACCAGTGTGGGAAATCTGACGCCGGCCGCCGCCAATGACAACGACGGCGGCGTCGGCGGCACCAGCGGGCTGACCTTTACGGCCTTGGCGGGAGAGGTGTACCGGATTGCCGTGGACGGCCGGAACGGAGTCACGGGGCGCATTACCCTGAACCGGAACTTTACCCCGTCGGCCACAGCAGATATTGCCGTCGCCGCCTCGGGAGCACCGTCGACGAGCTTCGTGGGGGAACTGGTAACCTACACGGTGAGTGTCATCAACTACGGCCCGGAGACGGCAACCGAGGTGACGGTGACCGATCCGATCCCTGCGGGGGCCACCTTTGTTTCCGCTTCCCCGGGGTGCGCCCTGTCAGGCAGCACCGTTACGTGCAACATCGGAACCCTGGCAGTCGGGGGGAGCGTCTCCTACACCATCGTGCTTAGCCCCACGCTGGCTGGCACCCTGAGCAACACCTTCCAGGCGGCCGGTTTCACCAACGATCCCGCCCCGGGCAACAACGCCTCGGCTGTCTATACGCCGGTGGCTGCATTTGTGTATCCGGTGCTGGTGGACAATGTGCAGTATCCAATGCTTCAGAACGGCTTCGACATTGTCCAGGAGGGGGGCGTGGTCATGGCCACGGCGAGCCTGTTCACGGAACAGCTGCTGCTGAGCCGCGCCGTCCGGTTCACCCTGCAGGGAGGCTATGACGCCTTCTTCACCTCCGCCACCGGCTACACCACCCTGCAGGGGAGCCTGACCCTTGCCAGAGGGGCGGTGACCGTTGACCGGTTGATCGTCCGCTGA
- a CDS encoding acylphosphatase, protein MKIRAIVTIKGLVQGVAFRHHTVQQAQRLGVSGWVKNLAGGDVQGCFEGEEEAVDALVAWCHHGPSRARVDRVILEREHYRGEFDDFDVRY, encoded by the coding sequence ATGAAGATCCGCGCCATCGTGACCATCAAGGGGCTGGTGCAGGGGGTGGCCTTCCGGCACCACACGGTGCAGCAGGCCCAGCGGCTCGGCGTATCCGGCTGGGTGAAAAACCTTGCCGGCGGCGATGTCCAGGGCTGCTTCGAGGGGGAAGAAGAGGCCGTCGACGCCCTGGTGGCCTGGTGCCACCACGGCCCTTCCCGCGCCCGGGTTGACCGGGTCATCCTGGAGCGCGAGCACTACCGGGGCGAGTTCGACGACTTCGACGTCAGGTACTGA
- a CDS encoding AAA family ATPase, whose product MSRKIFIAATGMNAGKTTISVSLMHLARKKYGRVGFIKAVGPKCQVFNGITVDKDAALMARIFGLGEDIAHMSPVVLGRGSTKKFIDGEIPALWPVERITEAVAALEKKNDFLIIEGSGHGGVGSVIGLNNARVAKITGAPVILVSGGGIGNVIDSVQLNLPLYRMEEVPVKALVVNKLLPEKRETSLSYLGRSFKPFGIEVIGAFDWSPVLANPTLNHISRLLEHPLRGDQTQGTRIVHHIQLGAASSQKVIDGLEQSTLLVVTSSRDELLVTISSLYHIPAYREKIAGLVIPGHAPVSAITQQILDGSNIPVIRIHETTADVFSAMKHHVSKISAEDTEKIELVKAQAEEILDFDHLDSLLD is encoded by the coding sequence ATGAGCAGAAAGATCTTCATCGCCGCCACCGGCATGAACGCGGGCAAGACCACCATCAGCGTCTCGCTCATGCACCTGGCCCGCAAGAAATACGGCCGGGTCGGCTTCATCAAGGCCGTGGGCCCCAAGTGCCAAGTCTTCAACGGCATCACCGTGGACAAGGACGCGGCCCTCATGGCCCGCATCTTCGGGCTTGGAGAGGACATCGCCCACATGTCCCCCGTGGTGCTCGGCCGGGGCTCCACCAAGAAGTTCATCGACGGCGAGATCCCGGCGCTCTGGCCCGTGGAGCGGATCACCGAGGCGGTTGCCGCCCTGGAGAAGAAAAACGACTTCCTGATCATCGAAGGGTCGGGCCACGGCGGGGTGGGCTCGGTCATCGGCCTCAACAACGCCCGGGTTGCCAAGATCACCGGTGCGCCCGTGATCCTGGTGAGCGGCGGCGGCATCGGCAACGTCATCGACTCGGTCCAGCTCAACCTCCCCCTCTACCGGATGGAAGAGGTGCCGGTCAAGGCGCTTGTGGTCAACAAGCTCCTGCCCGAAAAGCGGGAGACCTCCCTCTCGTACCTGGGCCGTTCCTTCAAGCCCTTCGGCATCGAGGTAATCGGTGCCTTCGACTGGTCCCCGGTCCTGGCCAACCCGACCCTCAATCACATCTCCCGCCTGCTGGAGCACCCCCTGCGGGGCGACCAGACCCAGGGGACCCGCATCGTCCACCACATCCAGCTGGGGGCTGCCTCCTCCCAGAAGGTCATCGACGGCCTGGAGCAGTCCACCCTGCTGGTGGTCACCAGCTCCCGGGACGAGCTCCTGGTCACCATCTCGTCCCTCTACCACATCCCGGCCTACCGGGAGAAGATCGCCGGCCTGGTCATCCCCGGCCACGCCCCGGTGTCGGCCATCACCCAGCAGATCCTCGACGGGAGCAACATCCCCGTCATCCGCATCCACGAGACCACCGCCGACGTCTTCTCGGCCATGAAGCACCACGTCTCAAAGATCAGCGCCGAGGACACCGAAAAGATCGAGCTGGTCAAGGCCCAGGCCGAAGAGATTCTGGACTTCGATCACCTGGATTCACTGCTGGACTGA